ACGTGCACGTGCCCGACGATCCCGCCGGGGCTGCCGTCCGGCGCCGGATCCTCCTGGGCGACCCAGGAGATCCGGCGTTCGCCGGGCATCACCTCGGACAGGTATTCCCGTAGGAAGCTCACCCGCCAGGGCGGATCCTGCGGCAGATCCGCCGCCAGGACCGCGTTCAGCGTGTCCAGCAGTGACGTGATCTCGGCGGACGACGCTGTCCGAGGGTCCCACTCGCGCACCATCACCCGTCTAGCTTGCCGTCAACCGCAGCTCGGGGGAAGGGTTGTGGCCGCGAATGTGCGCGCGTCGTCACGTCACGTGCCGCTTTTGCGTCCGTACTCGTCGGCTTTGTCGAAGACCTCCTGGGCGTACCGCCGCACGTCGTTGTAGGAGAGGATGGCGCCCCACCAGTCGCCCGGGATGGTCATGTTCCGCCCGGCCTTGCACAGGTATTCGCCCGCGGCCAGCGCCGCGTCGTCGATGTCGTGCGGGTTCTTCACGCCGTCGTTGTCGGCGTCCGCGCCGATCTCCTGCCAGGTGCTCGGGATGAACTGCATCGGCCCGAGCGCCCGGTCGAAGGTCGTGTCGCCGTCGAGCCGGCCCTGGTCGGTGTCGAGGATCCGGGAGCGGCCACCCTGACCGTCGAGTCGGGCGCCGAGGATCTCCTTCGAGGTCAGGCCGTCAGGTCGCAGGGTCGCCCCGCCGGCCGTGCCGTGCCGGGACTCGACGAAGCCGATGGCGGCGAGCGTGGTCCAGCTCAGTTGGCAACTGCGGTGGGTCTGTGCCAGCACCAGTTCGGCGTAGCCGTACGCCTGCAACGCCGTCGCCGGGATCCCGGTGGTGACGCCGACCCGCTGCGCCCACCCGGTCAGCGCGTCGGCCGGGCGGGCGGCCGGCAGGACCGGATTGGCGGTCGCGCCACCGGCCGGCGGCGAGCCGGACGGCCCGGCGGTGCCGGGCAGGCCGGTCAGGCCGGGCGCGGCGGTCAGGCCCGGCACGGCGGTCACGCCCGGCACGGTGCCGGTCTGCGGCACAGCCTGGGCCGGGGTGGCGCTGGTGGCCTCGACCGCGACCGGTTCCGGCTCGCGGACGGCCGCCGGCACGAGTATCGCGCCGACCGCGACGGCGGCCCCGACCAGGGCGAGCAGGAACAGCGCGGGCAGGGTGGTGCGTCCGCTCGGCCGGCGCGACCACGCCCGGGTGGCCCGGGCCGCGCCCACCGCGAGCTGCCGTGGTCGCACCCGACCAGCGTGCGCGAACGGCACCCGCCGACGCCGCCCCCCGGCCGCTGCGACCTCCGCCGCCGCGGGTTCCGCCGTTGCGGACTCGGCCTCCGGCTCCGCTGCCGCGGGTTCTGCCGCCGGCTCCGCTGCCGCGGGTTCTGCCGCCGGCTTCGCCGCTGTGGACTTGAGCGCCGGCTTCGCCGCTGCGGGCTCGGCCGCCGTGGGCTCCGCTGTGGACGCGGTCTCGGGTGCGGTCTTCGCCGGCGGAGAGGCGGGTTCGTCCCGCCGCGGGCGGGGGACCGGCTCGGCGTCGCCGTCGGGCGGCGCGGCGGGTCGCAGGGGCCGGACCGTCGGTCGCCGTTCGCCGTCCACCACCCGTCGAGTATCACCCATCCGTGCGACGGCGTCAGGCCCGGCCGTACGCTTACCGCATGCCCCGGTACGAGTTCCGCTGCCGCGCCTGCGGCGACACCTTCGAGGTCAACCGTCCGATGGCTGAGGCGGGCCGCCCCGCCACCTGCCCCCAGGGTCACCCCGACACAGTGAAGCTGCTCTCCACCGTGGCGTTCACCGGCCGAGGTGGTGCCGGCCCGGTCGGTGGCACACCGACCCCGGGCGGGGGTTGCTGCGGCGGCGCCTGCGGCTGCTGACCCACCGCCGGGCGACCGGGCGCGCGTCTTCTGTGGGAACCTTTGGTCGGAATGTGCCCGTCCGTTCTCACGATGCGTGACGACGCGATCATAGGGCAGCATGAACCCGACGTCAGCGGGCGGAGGTTCGACGTATGTCGCCACGGATCCACCTCCCCAGCGGGTGGGTGACCTTCGTGTTCACCGACATCGAGGGTTCGACGCGGATGGCCCGGATGCTCGGCCCGGTCTACCGACCGGTCCTGCGGGAGCACCGCCGGCTGCTGCGCGACACGCTCGCCGGCACGGACGGGGCGGAGTTGCTGACCGAGGGCGACTCGTTCTTCCTGGCCTTCCCGGACGCGGCCGCCGCCGTGCAGGCATGCCTGACCGCGCAGCGGGCGCTCGCCGGGCACGAGTGGCCGAACCCGGACGCCATCCCCCGGGTCCGGATGGGCCTGCACACCGGGTACGCCGAGCCGCGCGACGGCGAGTACGCCAGCCCCGAGGTGCACCGGGCGGCCCGGGTGGCCGCCGCCGCGCACGGCGGTCAGGTGCTCTGCTCGGCGGCCACCGCCCGGCACGCCGACCCGCTGCCGGACGGCGCGTCCCTGCTGGACCTCGGCCTGCACCGGCTGCGCGGCTTCGACGACCGGGAGCGGCTGTTCCAGCTCGTCGCGCCGGGGCTGGAGCGGCGGTTCCCGCGCCCGCGCACCGCCGACGCGGCGGCCCACAACCTGCCCACCCAGTCCACCTCGTTCGTCGGGCGGCACTTCGAGCGGGCCGAGCTGGGGCGGCTGGTCGAGGCGTACCGGCTGGTGACCGTGCTGGGCGCGGGCGGGGCGGGCAAGACCCGGCTGGCGGTGGAGCTGGCCTCCGGGATCGTCGAGAACTATCCGGACGGGGTGTGGTTCGTCGACATCGCCGCCGTCACCGACCCCGGGCTGGTCGCCTTCGAGATCGCCGCCGTGCTCGGCCTCCGCCCGGAACCGGGCCGGCCGATGGTCGACACCCTGGTCGAGTACGCGGCGCCCCGCCGGATGCTCGTGGTGCTCGACACCTGCGACGCCCAGCCGGCCGCGTCGGCGGAGGTGATCAGCCGGCTGCTCGCCGGCGGCCGGGGGGTGCGGGTGCTGGCGACCAGCCGGGAGTCGTTCGGCGTACCCGGTGAGGTGGTGTGGCGGATCCCGCCGCTGTCGGTGCACGAGGAGCCGGGCAGCGGCGCGAGTGACGCGGTGGCCCTGCTGCTGGAGCGCACGGCGGCGGCCCGGGGCGGTCGGGCGCCGGGCCTGACCGAGCAGGCGGACCTGCACCGGGTGGTGCGTCGGCTGGACGGGTTGCCGCTCGCCATCGAGCTGGCCGCGGCGCGCATGCGGGTGCTGTCGGCCGGGCAGTTGGCGGAGCGGCTCGACGACATGATGGGCACCCTGGACGCGGGGCGTGAGTCGGCGGAGCCGCCGCCGGTGGAGGCCGGCTGGAGCGGCAACCAGCAGGACACCGTCGACCTGGTGGCCGCCGCGACCGGGTCCGCCCCGCCGACTCCGGCGTCCCGGGCGGTACAGCGGTCGGCAAGCGAGCGGCACCTGACCATCCAGGCCACGGTGACCTGGTCGTACCGGACGCTCGGCGCCCGCTCGTCCCGGCTGCTGCGCTGGATGGCGGTGTTCGCCGGCCCGGTGGACCTGCCGACCGTGCAGTGGCTGCTGGACGAGGATCCGCTGGACCCGCTGTCGGTGCTCGTGGACAAGTCGATGGTGTTGGCCGAGCCGCACGCCTCGGGCAGCACCTACCGGATGTTGGACCCGATCCGGGCGTACGCGGCCCGCCGGCTGATCGAGACGGGTGAGGAGCAGGCGGCCCGGGACCGGCACGTCGCCTGGTCCCGGCACGCGCTGGACCGGGCGCACCTGGGTCCGGACGGCCGTCCGGTGACTCTCTCGCTCTACGCGCTGGACCCGCTCGCCGGGGAGTTGCGGGCCGCGTTGCGCTGGTGCGCCACCGGGGGCAGCGCCCGGTCGGGGCTGCACCTGGCCGGCGGGTTGGACCAGTGGTGGCGGGAGCGCGGGCTGGCCCGGGAGGGGCGGCTGTGGCTGTTCCGGCTCTACGGCCGGATCGCCGAGACCGGCGAGGACATCCCGGAGGCCGAGCTGGCCGCCGCGTACCACATGCATTCGCTGCACGCGGGCGCCGACGGCGAGTTCGCGGAGGAGCTGCGGTATTCGCAGCGGGCCGAGGCGGCGGCCCGGCAGGCCGGTGACCTGGGGCTGCTGGCCCGGGTGCTGGCCGGGCGTGCCGCGCCGCTCGTCGACATGGGGCAGTTCGCCGAGGCGGAGCGGGTCTGCCGCGAGGTGATCGACTGGGCGTACGCGCAGGACGTGGTCGGCGACGCGCTGCTTGCCGTCTACAACCTGGCCGAGCTGCTCTGGCGCCGGGGCGCGCTGGACGAGGCGGCCGAGGTGCTCGGCTCGGCCCGTCCGGTGGAGGCGGCCCGCCCGGTGGAGCGGGGCCGCCGCTCGGTGGACATGCTGCTCGGCATGGTGGCGCTGGCCCGGGGCGACCTCGTCGCGGCGCACGAGCATCTGCTGGTGGCGCTGCGGTCCCGGATGAGTCACGGCTATCTGGGCCGGGCCTGCGACACGATCAACGCGATCGCGGTGCGCTGCGCGTTGGCCGGCGACGCGGTGGCCGCGGCCCGGCTCTTCGGCGCGGCGCAGGCCACCCGGGCGAGCCTGCGGGCCACCCCGGGCATCTACGAGCCGTACTGGCTGGCCCGGCAGGCGGAGTTGCGCCGGGCCCTGGGCGACGAGGCGTTCGACGCGGCGTACGGCGCGGGCGCCGGGCTGCGGCTGGACGAGGCGGCGGCGCTGGCGCTGCACGTCGAGCACCCGGACCTGACGGCCGACTCGCTCTGGTTCGGCCGCCAGACGTCCCGCCCGACCCCCGAGCCCCACAGCACAGCCGGCTGACCCCCACCCCCCACCCTGCCTGCTGATCCACGGAAGGAGTGGCTATCCGGGCCCGGACAGCCACTCCTTCCGTGAAACCGGGGGCAGGCGGGCGGAGCGCGGCGGGTCAGGGGCGGGGTGCGGCGCGGCGTTCGGCGTCGGCCTTCATTCGGGCAGCGCGGTCCAGGTCGGCCTGCCGCACGGCGGCGACCGAACCGAAGACGTTGACCGCCTGGTAGTAGGTCCAGGCGAGGCTGTAGCAGGCGGGCCGGACGATCGTGTTGTAGGTGGCGCACACCCGCTTGAGATCCGCGTAGAACGCGCTGTCGAGGCGGGACTTGTTGGCCGGGAAGATGCCCATGGCCTTGTGGTTGCGGTAGCCGAAGTCGTGCCGGTAGCAGGAGAGGTTGAAGGAGAAGCCGAGCGGGTTGTCCGGGCTGGACGAGCAGTAGTCGGTGGACCAGTCGAAGCCGTACTCGGCCCAGGGCGCCTTGTTCAACCGGGCGCTGTTCCAGGCGTTGTAGCTGCTGGCGCTGGTCTGGGTCCAGGTGGACAGCACGGAGAGTTTCTGCGCGGTGCTCACCGCGGCGGCGGCCGGTGAGGCCAGGCCGAGCACGGTGAGCAGGGCGATCATGCCGGCGGCGAGGGTGGTGGCGAGGCGTCGGGTCACGGTGGACCTCCGGGTGGTCGGCGTCGGGACGGGCG
The genomic region above belongs to Micromonospora sp. WMMD1128 and contains:
- a CDS encoding adenylate/guanylate cyclase domain-containing protein encodes the protein MSPRIHLPSGWVTFVFTDIEGSTRMARMLGPVYRPVLREHRRLLRDTLAGTDGAELLTEGDSFFLAFPDAAAAVQACLTAQRALAGHEWPNPDAIPRVRMGLHTGYAEPRDGEYASPEVHRAARVAAAAHGGQVLCSAATARHADPLPDGASLLDLGLHRLRGFDDRERLFQLVAPGLERRFPRPRTADAAAHNLPTQSTSFVGRHFERAELGRLVEAYRLVTVLGAGGAGKTRLAVELASGIVENYPDGVWFVDIAAVTDPGLVAFEIAAVLGLRPEPGRPMVDTLVEYAAPRRMLVVLDTCDAQPAASAEVISRLLAGGRGVRVLATSRESFGVPGEVVWRIPPLSVHEEPGSGASDAVALLLERTAAARGGRAPGLTEQADLHRVVRRLDGLPLAIELAAARMRVLSAGQLAERLDDMMGTLDAGRESAEPPPVEAGWSGNQQDTVDLVAAATGSAPPTPASRAVQRSASERHLTIQATVTWSYRTLGARSSRLLRWMAVFAGPVDLPTVQWLLDEDPLDPLSVLVDKSMVLAEPHASGSTYRMLDPIRAYAARRLIETGEEQAARDRHVAWSRHALDRAHLGPDGRPVTLSLYALDPLAGELRAALRWCATGGSARSGLHLAGGLDQWWRERGLAREGRLWLFRLYGRIAETGEDIPEAELAAAYHMHSLHAGADGEFAEELRYSQRAEAAARQAGDLGLLARVLAGRAAPLVDMGQFAEAERVCREVIDWAYAQDVVGDALLAVYNLAELLWRRGALDEAAEVLGSARPVEAARPVERGRRSVDMLLGMVALARGDLVAAHEHLLVALRSRMSHGYLGRACDTINAIAVRCALAGDAVAAARLFGAAQATRASLRATPGIYEPYWLARQAELRRALGDEAFDAAYGAGAGLRLDEAAALALHVEHPDLTADSLWFGRQTSRPTPEPHSTAG
- a CDS encoding phospholipase is translated as MTRRLATTLAAGMIALLTVLGLASPAAAAVSTAQKLSVLSTWTQTSASSYNAWNSARLNKAPWAEYGFDWSTDYCSSSPDNPLGFSFNLSCYRHDFGYRNHKAMGIFPANKSRLDSAFYADLKRVCATYNTIVRPACYSLAWTYYQAVNVFGSVAAVRQADLDRAARMKADAERRAAPRP
- a CDS encoding lytic murein transglycosylase; amino-acid sequence: MVDGERRPTVRPLRPAAPPDGDAEPVPRPRRDEPASPPAKTAPETASTAEPTAAEPAAAKPALKSTAAKPAAEPAAAEPAAEPAAAEPEAESATAEPAAAEVAAAGGRRRRVPFAHAGRVRPRQLAVGAARATRAWSRRPSGRTTLPALFLLALVGAAVAVGAILVPAAVREPEPVAVEATSATPAQAVPQTGTVPGVTAVPGLTAAPGLTGLPGTAGPSGSPPAGGATANPVLPAARPADALTGWAQRVGVTTGIPATALQAYGYAELVLAQTHRSCQLSWTTLAAIGFVESRHGTAGGATLRPDGLTSKEILGARLDGQGGRSRILDTDQGRLDGDTTFDRALGPMQFIPSTWQEIGADADNDGVKNPHDIDDAALAAGEYLCKAGRNMTIPGDWWGAILSYNDVRRYAQEVFDKADEYGRKSGT
- a CDS encoding zinc ribbon domain-containing protein gives rise to the protein MPRYEFRCRACGDTFEVNRPMAEAGRPATCPQGHPDTVKLLSTVAFTGRGGAGPVGGTPTPGGGCCGGACGC